The following proteins come from a genomic window of Methanoculleus caldifontis:
- a CDS encoding helix-turn-helix domain-containing protein, which translates to METKTVRLRTPASTWGLADPEQQRKTRQDAIDDGDLIEITRMGRDIGITFPLAVSARAAQSMVPFPNIPQDIVTENLWDTLHAFRDKACTMSDEVFEFQASLYQNGLVPTLTFKAAVSPGDDGEPVITIMLPDEDWETIGCGHHNPGDKMLTVDDVASTLNFTPGRIREFIREERIPAVKCGGSWRIKRSELERIMNEGF; encoded by the coding sequence ATGGAGACGAAAACAGTGAGGTTGCGCACACCAGCCAGCACCTGGGGGCTGGCGGACCCGGAGCAACAGAGGAAGACGCGGCAGGACGCTATCGACGACGGGGATCTGATCGAGATCACCCGAATGGGGAGAGACATAGGCATCACCTTCCCCCTTGCGGTATCGGCACGCGCCGCGCAGAGTATGGTGCCGTTCCCGAATATCCCGCAGGATATCGTCACGGAGAACCTGTGGGACACCCTCCATGCGTTCAGGGATAAGGCCTGCACGATGAGCGACGAGGTGTTCGAGTTCCAGGCCAGCCTGTACCAGAACGGCCTCGTCCCGACCCTCACCTTCAAGGCCGCGGTCTCGCCGGGAGACGACGGCGAGCCGGTCATCACCATCATGCTGCCGGATGAGGACTGGGAGACGATCGGGTGCGGCCACCACAACCCTGGCGACAAGATGCTCACTGTCGACGATGTCGCCTCGACACTGAACTTCACTCCCGGCCGGATCCGGGAGTTCATCCGGGAGGAACGGATCCCGGCGGTCAAGTGCGGAGGGTCCTGGCGGATCAAGCGATCCGAACTTGAGCGGATCATGAACGAAGGCTTCTGA
- a CDS encoding PIN domain-containing protein, whose amino-acid sequence MTDAIVREDEVQVLLNSLDEVRVAYPLYEGDLLIARPEGTGFSLELPASRETFQGWLSGYGPIAAELPAYNDLQECMFASGIARYVNQAAFDSMLKSYGQLKKTVFFGLDTNLFYHGFASNNPAINPSSYLVVDTVRDEITYAINRKYSPKSIEELTAHAPGYRKFIGELENKRMKRSRKAAYLALKEYRTIRDRATEIASPGTHTHLSEENDRNIVRALRKFEEERYALPVLLTADIYMADLCMAEGVEYFYFDRPYRQEATTCTAPAFRRLLFNLAAVFGFIQCNGAVIFGEYGGKGNDLDELKVRFEDETAHHEFIRELEICRQLQRLGIPR is encoded by the coding sequence GTGACCGATGCGATCGTCAGGGAGGACGAGGTGCAGGTCCTCCTCAACAGCCTCGACGAGGTCCGCGTCGCCTACCCGCTCTACGAGGGAGACCTCCTGATCGCCCGCCCCGAAGGGACCGGCTTCTCGCTCGAACTCCCCGCGTCCCGCGAGACCTTCCAGGGCTGGCTCTCCGGATACGGACCGATCGCCGCGGAGCTCCCCGCCTACAACGATCTCCAGGAGTGCATGTTCGCAAGCGGGATCGCCCGCTACGTGAACCAGGCCGCCTTCGACTCGATGCTCAAGTCATACGGCCAGCTCAAGAAGACCGTCTTCTTCGGCCTGGACACCAACCTCTTCTACCACGGGTTCGCGTCGAACAACCCCGCGATCAATCCCTCTTCCTACCTGGTCGTCGATACTGTCCGCGATGAGATCACCTACGCCATCAACCGCAAGTACTCGCCAAAGTCGATCGAGGAGCTTACGGCGCATGCACCCGGATACCGGAAGTTCATCGGGGAACTCGAGAACAAACGGATGAAACGGTCCCGGAAAGCGGCATACCTCGCGCTGAAAGAGTACCGCACCATCCGCGACCGGGCGACGGAGATTGCCTCGCCGGGCACGCACACGCACCTCTCCGAGGAGAACGACCGCAACATCGTCCGGGCGCTCCGGAAGTTCGAGGAGGAGCGGTATGCTCTCCCCGTCCTCCTGACCGCCGACATCTATATGGCGGACCTCTGCATGGCCGAGGGAGTAGAGTACTTCTACTTTGATCGCCCATACAGACAGGAGGCGACAACCTGCACGGCGCCGGCATTCCGGCGGCTGCTCTTCAATCTCGCGGCCGTCTTCGGGTTCATACAGTGCAACGGTGCCGTGATCTTCGGTGAGTACGGCGGAAAGGGGAACGATCTCGACGAACTCAAAGTGCGGTTCGAGGACGAGACGGCCCACCATGAATTCATAAGGGAACTGGAGATATGCAGGCAACTCCAAAGACTCGGCATACCACGGTAA
- a CDS encoding HAD family hydrolase — protein MQATPKTRHTTVTAVLCDMDNTLFDLVGAKREACRCVVDYLGAGDPEALFLQFLRGVHGFENHANIRDYLEALGVYEQAAFEVCCRTYEDVKLKMVEAYPGVDETLRRLADAGVGLAVVTDAESFQARRRLDRSGLAGYFEVVVTPEVSGKRKPEPDSLIYALRRLDTAPGEAMMVGDSLVRDIAPGRQIGTTTAFAAYGDWRPNRPVEIEADIILRNFAELIGHVGIPGR, from the coding sequence ATGCAGGCAACTCCAAAGACTCGGCATACCACGGTAACGGCAGTCCTCTGCGATATGGATAATACTCTCTTTGACCTTGTCGGGGCAAAACGGGAGGCGTGCCGGTGCGTGGTCGACTACCTCGGCGCCGGGGACCCTGAGGCGCTCTTTTTGCAGTTTCTTCGCGGCGTCCACGGGTTTGAGAATCATGCGAACATACGCGACTACCTCGAGGCGCTCGGCGTGTACGAGCAGGCGGCGTTCGAGGTCTGCTGCCGCACCTACGAGGATGTGAAACTCAAGATGGTCGAGGCGTATCCGGGTGTCGATGAGACGCTCCGGCGCCTCGCGGACGCCGGGGTCGGGCTTGCGGTCGTCACCGACGCGGAGTCGTTCCAGGCACGCCGGCGGCTCGATAGGAGCGGGCTTGCCGGGTACTTCGAGGTCGTGGTGACCCCGGAGGTCTCGGGGAAACGGAAACCGGAACCGGACTCCCTGATCTACGCCCTCCGGCGGCTTGATACGGCTCCAGGAGAGGCGATGATGGTCGGCGACAGCCTGGTCCGCGATATCGCCCCGGGAAGGCAGATCGGGACGACGACCGCGTTCGCCGCCTACGGGGACTGGCGCCCGAACCGGCCCGTGGAGATCGAGGCCGACATCATCCTCCGGAACTTTGCCGAACTCATCGGCCACGTGGGCATCCCGGGCCGGTGA
- a CDS encoding methanogenesis marker 8 protein, giving the protein MSDRDEHIIEAAGKCRVVIRNGRVVEVGLPQIEDCPLARRFACPVEEMTPEAIKRNIEGRIRSFGMCTPEREVLAGPDFVIFGASELLSSAVRRGDLDAAVIASDGAGTLVATNPALIQGIGGRMSGLVKTSPIPEVIARIEENGGVVLDPATAVIDQAAGVARAAELGHRRIAVTTAAAAEAAAIRERFPDAVIVAVHTTGLSQEEAVQMAGAADLLTACASKHIREAAKAALLQAGTSIPVFAMTPAGKAIILGKIAETDQQVIIHGARLPVPGSQSPSPLC; this is encoded by the coding sequence ATGAGCGACCGTGACGAACATATCATAGAGGCCGCCGGCAAATGCCGGGTCGTGATCCGGAACGGCCGGGTGGTCGAGGTAGGCTTACCGCAGATAGAGGACTGCCCGCTGGCACGGCGATTCGCCTGCCCGGTCGAGGAGATGACGCCTGAAGCAATCAAGAGAAACATCGAGGGGCGTATCAGGTCCTTCGGGATGTGCACGCCGGAGCGCGAGGTCCTTGCCGGGCCGGACTTCGTCATCTTCGGAGCCTCCGAACTCCTGAGCAGCGCCGTCCGGCGGGGGGACCTCGACGCCGCAGTGATCGCCTCCGACGGGGCCGGGACGCTGGTCGCGACGAACCCCGCCCTCATCCAGGGGATCGGTGGCCGGATGTCGGGCCTCGTGAAGACGAGCCCCATCCCTGAGGTTATCGCGCGGATCGAAGAGAACGGAGGCGTGGTCCTCGATCCTGCGACCGCCGTCATCGACCAGGCCGCCGGCGTCGCCCGGGCGGCAGAGCTCGGCCACCGCCGTATCGCCGTCACCACCGCCGCTGCCGCCGAGGCTGCGGCGATCCGCGAGCGGTTCCCGGATGCCGTGATCGTCGCCGTCCACACGACCGGGCTCTCGCAGGAAGAAGCCGTCCAGATGGCCGGCGCGGCCGATCTCCTCACCGCCTGCGCCTCGAAGCATATCCGGGAGGCGGCGAAGGCCGCGCTCCTGCAGGCGGGGACCTCGATCCCGGTCTTTGCCATGACCCCGGCGGGGAAAGCAATCATTCTCGGCAAGATCGCGGAGACCGACCAGCAGGTCATCATCCACGGGGCGCGGCTCCCGGTGCCGGGTTCGCAGTCCCCCTCGCCGCTCTGCTGA